From the genome of Virgibacillus proomii, one region includes:
- the ahpF gene encoding alkyl hydroperoxide reductase subunit F, which yields MVLDPDIKSQLKQYLGLLENDIVLKVSTGSDEVSKDMLALVDELASMSSKISVEHTELPKTPSFSVNRVGEDTGVSFAGLPLGHEFNSLVLALLQVSGRPPKLDQNLIDQIKGISEKYHFETYVSLSCNNCPDVVQALNMMAVLNPNITHTMIDGAAFKEEVEKKKIMAVPAVYLNGEFFNGGRILLEELLEKLGQGVDASELSQKDPFDVLVVGGGPAGASAAIYAARKGIRTGIVAERFGGQVQDTLSIENFISVKRTEGPKLVANLEEHVNDYDIDVMNSQRAKHIEKKDLFELELENGAVLKSKTVIISTGARWRNIGVPGEKEFKNNGVAYCPHCDGPLFEGKDVAVIGGGNSGIEAAIDLAGIVKHVTVLEFAPELKADEVLQKRLYSLPNVTVIKNAQTQEITGTDSVNGITYMDRDTKEVKHIELQGVFVQIGLVPNTEWLEGTVERNRMGEIIVDKHGQSNVPGLFAAGDCTDSAYNQIIISMGSGATAALGAFDYLIRN from the coding sequence ATGGTACTAGACCCAGATATTAAGTCACAATTAAAGCAATACCTTGGACTATTAGAAAACGACATCGTGCTTAAAGTAAGCACTGGTTCGGATGAGGTATCTAAGGACATGCTGGCTCTCGTTGATGAGCTGGCTTCCATGTCCTCTAAGATATCTGTTGAACATACAGAATTACCAAAAACACCTAGTTTTAGTGTGAACCGCGTCGGTGAAGATACAGGAGTTTCGTTTGCCGGCCTTCCATTAGGACATGAATTTAATTCATTAGTATTGGCTCTATTACAAGTGAGTGGCAGACCTCCAAAATTAGATCAGAATCTAATTGATCAAATTAAAGGTATAAGTGAAAAATATCACTTTGAAACATATGTTAGTTTAAGCTGTAACAATTGTCCTGACGTTGTACAAGCTTTAAATATGATGGCCGTACTTAATCCTAATATTACGCATACCATGATTGATGGTGCGGCTTTTAAGGAAGAAGTAGAGAAGAAGAAGATCATGGCTGTTCCTGCCGTTTATTTAAATGGAGAATTCTTTAACGGCGGCCGTATATTATTAGAAGAACTTCTTGAAAAATTAGGCCAAGGTGTGGATGCATCTGAACTGTCTCAGAAAGATCCATTTGATGTACTTGTTGTTGGTGGGGGTCCAGCAGGTGCAAGTGCTGCCATTTATGCTGCACGTAAGGGGATTCGTACCGGTATTGTCGCTGAGCGTTTTGGCGGCCAAGTCCAAGATACGTTAAGTATTGAAAACTTTATTAGTGTGAAACGCACAGAAGGTCCTAAACTTGTAGCTAATTTAGAAGAACATGTAAATGATTACGACATTGATGTTATGAACTCCCAACGTGCTAAACACATTGAAAAGAAGGATCTTTTTGAATTAGAACTCGAAAATGGTGCAGTACTAAAAAGTAAAACGGTCATTATTTCTACAGGTGCTCGTTGGAGAAATATTGGCGTTCCTGGAGAAAAAGAGTTCAAGAATAATGGAGTAGCATACTGTCCTCACTGTGACGGTCCATTATTTGAAGGCAAAGATGTCGCTGTCATTGGCGGTGGTAACTCTGGAATTGAAGCAGCCATTGATCTGGCTGGGATTGTTAAGCATGTCACAGTTCTTGAGTTTGCTCCAGAGTTAAAAGCAGATGAAGTCCTGCAAAAACGTTTATACAGTCTACCGAATGTAACAGTTATAAAAAATGCACAAACGCAAGAAATCACAGGGACTGATAGTGTAAATGGTATAACTTATATGGACAGAGACACAAAAGAAGTCAAACATATTGAGCTTCAAGGTGTATTCGTGCAAATTGGCCTTGTACCAAATACAGAATGGCTAGAGGGAACTGTTGAGCGTAATCGCATGGGCGAAATCATCGTCGATAAACATGGCCAATCAAACGTTCCCGGGCTATTTGCCGCAGGAGACTGTACAGATAGCGCATATAATCAAATCATAATTTCCATGGGTTCAGGTGCAACAGCAGCTTTAGGCGCATTTGACTACTTAATCCGAAATTAG
- the ahpC gene encoding alkyl hydroperoxide reductase subunit C — MSLIGTEVQPFQAKAFKNGEFIDVTEENFKGQWTVLCFYPADFSFVCPTELEDLQNEYEELKKLGTEVYSCSTDTHFTHKGWHDASEKIKKIEYGMIGDPSQTLTRMFDVLNEETGLADRGTFIIDPDGVIQTVEINADGIGRDASTLVDKIKAAQYVRNNPGEVCPAKWKEGAETLKPSLDLVGKI; from the coding sequence ATGTCTTTAATAGGAACTGAAGTACAACCATTTCAAGCAAAAGCATTCAAGAATGGCGAATTTATTGATGTAACTGAAGAAAATTTTAAAGGGCAATGGACAGTACTATGCTTTTATCCGGCAGACTTCTCATTTGTGTGCCCAACAGAACTTGAAGATTTACAAAACGAATATGAAGAACTAAAAAAACTTGGTACTGAAGTTTATTCTTGTTCTACTGATACACATTTCACACATAAGGGATGGCATGATGCTTCCGAAAAAATTAAGAAAATCGAATATGGAATGATTGGTGACCCATCACAAACACTTACTCGTATGTTCGATGTTTTAAACGAAGAAACAGGTCTTGCTGATCGCGGCACATTTATCATTGATCCAGATGGTGTTATCCAAACTGTAGAAATTAACGCTGATGGAATCGGTCGCGATGCTAGTACACTTGTTGACAAAATCAAAGCAGCACAATATGTTCGTAATAACCCTGGTGAAGTATGCCCTGCAAAATGGAAAGAAGGCGCTGAAACACTTAAGCCAAGCCTTGATCTAGTAGGTAAAATTTAA